A single region of the Persephonella hydrogeniphila genome encodes:
- a CDS encoding SAVED domain-containing protein, translating to MKFIENLNSNPLFTFGGYMGAIGGLIADFSGIPYAYLGALGFAGSLASIGIWQEYKKHKLYEKPFLPIPVVINISNPADSKNALNQLSNVIEREGFKDHLKNLEKYFAIDKDNLIFEYKGDIFDKEKLKDFLKILKHEIEKLERKIPQGDQFYIAYIGPVSVSILVGAIFAQDAVKIFQYDKSINGYKNVADIKDRIIKENIDTLEKFDFIEVIKENNEKAVLAIDISSHKINFNSSAIQSFGDIFYLKSKESKGTISYNDNWIRYIQEIFFTINKLQTNYKEIKLVYSIPISIGLGLGMAIQNYWKILLTNYQQGEYKDLIYTDEVQYFL from the coding sequence GTGAAATTTATCGAAAATTTAAATTCAAATCCTTTATTTACTTTTGGGGGATATATGGGAGCAATTGGAGGATTAATAGCTGATTTTAGTGGTATACCATATGCATATTTAGGAGCTTTAGGATTTGCAGGAAGTTTAGCTAGTATTGGAATCTGGCAAGAATATAAAAAACATAAATTATATGAGAAACCTTTTTTACCTATACCAGTTGTAATAAATATTTCAAATCCTGCAGATAGCAAGAATGCTTTAAATCAACTTTCAAATGTTATTGAAAGAGAAGGATTTAAAGATCATCTGAAAAATTTAGAAAAATATTTTGCAATTGATAAAGATAATTTAATTTTTGAATACAAAGGAGATATTTTTGATAAGGAAAAACTTAAAGATTTTCTAAAAATTTTAAAACATGAAATAGAAAAATTAGAACGAAAAATTCCTCAAGGAGACCAATTTTATATTGCATATATAGGACCTGTTAGTGTTTCAATTTTAGTTGGTGCAATTTTTGCACAGGATGCAGTAAAGATATTCCAATATGATAAATCTATAAATGGTTATAAAAATGTAGCGGACATAAAAGATAGGATAATAAAAGAAAATATAGATACATTGGAAAAGTTTGATTTTATTGAAGTTATAAAAGAAAATAATGAAAAAGCCGTTCTTGCTATAGATATATCTTCTCATAAGATAAATTTTAATAGTTCTGCTATTCAATCTTTTGGAGATATTTTTTACCTAAAAAGTAAAGAATCAAAAGGAACAATTTCTTATAATGATAATTGGATAAGGTACATACAAGAAATATTCTTTACTATTAATAAGTTACAAACAAATTATAAGGAAATAAAACTTGTCTATTCTATACCTATTTCTATAGGTTTAGGCCTTGGAATGGCGATTCAAAATTATTGGAAAATATTGCTTACCAATTATCAACAAGGAGAATACAAAGATTTAATTTATACAGATGAAGTTCAATATTTTTTATAA
- a CDS encoding TIGR02556 family CRISPR-associated protein, with translation MLTAIKDIGEILLEKEKKDKIDILLENPDSNGSYKIVWVLEFDKDFNFQKISVEEFKGEKPYIYLYKRASGSNAPDFSPTSRITEPEKTFTKKLLKWLENHKDTPQIDKIYTELTNNKEKIIKKLEDLNKQTKDNKILTIKVDGKYLYEIKNPDFKQILLEDYLKKIKEISKKDGVCSICGEKKEEVFTTSQIYKFYTLDKECYITGGFNKKNAWKNFPICEECFLKIDYGKKFIENNLNFKFYGKNYYLIPKLILNIPEALEEINEILSTQNKKVDLTQKRRITDDKEEILDLLKDYKDVISFYFLFLKKENAAEKILLLVEDVFPSRIHRIFDTKEQIDKLFNQDYNFGRLVKFLNEFDKFFFEVVDKIFRGGSLQFSTVLQIFNRKIQNEFINSKDYKKTTLDALMNIKFFEELGLINFEVKDMENSKFDEIYEKIGKSLNTPAKRGIFLLGALTQMLLNIQGQERNSTPFFKNLKGLKMNEEDIKGLLPKVINKLIEYDRFDKGKKELSEEIAKNLLSQEKFGLTIDEINFYFASGMALSGEVASILYEKGAKENETKSQTV, from the coding sequence ATGCTAACAGCGATTAAAGACATTGGAGAAATTTTATTAGAAAAAGAGAAAAAAGATAAAATAGACATACTTCTCGAAAATCCAGATAGTAATGGAAGTTATAAAATTGTATGGGTTTTAGAATTTGATAAAGATTTTAATTTTCAAAAAATTAGTGTTGAAGAGTTCAAAGGAGAAAAACCTTATATTTATCTTTATAAAAGAGCTTCAGGTTCTAATGCCCCTGATTTTTCTCCAACTTCAAGAATCACAGAACCAGAAAAAACTTTTACTAAAAAACTTTTAAAGTGGCTTGAAAATCATAAAGATACTCCACAGATAGATAAAATTTACACTGAGCTTACAAACAATAAAGAAAAAATAATAAAAAAATTAGAAGATTTAAATAAACAAACTAAAGACAATAAAATTCTAACAATAAAAGTTGATGGAAAATATCTTTATGAAATAAAAAATCCAGATTTTAAGCAGATTTTACTCGAAGACTATTTAAAAAAGATAAAAGAGATTTCTAAAAAAGACGGTGTTTGTAGTATTTGTGGAGAAAAAAAGGAAGAAGTTTTTACTACTTCTCAAATTTATAAGTTCTACACACTTGACAAAGAATGTTATATAACAGGAGGCTTCAATAAAAAAAATGCATGGAAAAATTTTCCTATATGTGAAGAATGTTTTTTAAAAATAGATTACGGCAAAAAATTTATTGAAAACAATCTGAATTTTAAGTTTTATGGTAAAAATTACTACCTTATCCCAAAACTGATTCTAAATATTCCAGAAGCTTTAGAAGAAATTAATGAAATTTTGTCAACTCAAAATAAAAAAGTAGACCTTACACAAAAAAGACGGATAACAGATGATAAAGAAGAGATTTTAGATCTTTTAAAGGATTACAAAGATGTTATTAGTTTTTATTTTCTGTTTTTAAAGAAGGAAAATGCTGCAGAAAAGATTTTACTTTTGGTTGAAGATGTTTTTCCTTCAAGAATTCATAGGATTTTTGATACAAAAGAGCAAATAGATAAACTTTTTAATCAGGACTATAACTTTGGAAGATTAGTAAAGTTTTTAAATGAGTTTGATAAATTTTTCTTTGAAGTAGTAGATAAAATCTTTCGAGGAGGAAGTCTTCAGTTTTCAACTGTTTTACAGATATTTAACAGAAAAATCCAGAATGAGTTTATAAATTCAAAAGACTATAAAAAAACAACCTTAGATGCTCTCATGAATATAAAATTCTTTGAAGAGCTTGGTTTAATAAATTTTGAGGTAAAAGATATGGAAAATTCAAAATTTGATGAAATTTATGAAAAAATTGGAAAATCTTTAAACACGCCAGCAAAAAGGGGAATATTTCTACTTGGAGCTTTAACTCAGATGCTATTAAACATTCAAGGTCAGGAAAGAAATAGTACACCGTTTTTTAAGAATCTAAAAGGTCTAAAAATGAACGAAGAAGATATAAAAGGACTTTTGCCTAAAGTAATAAATAAGCTCATAGAGTATGATAGATTTGATAAAGGGAAGAAGGAACTTTCAGAGGAAATAGCAAAAAACTTGCTCTCTCAGGAAAAGTTTGGATTGACAATAGATGAGATAAACTTTTATTTTGCTTCTGGAATGGCCTTATCGGGAGAAGTGGCAAGTATTCTTTATGAAAAAGGTGCAAAAGAAAATGAGACCAAAAGTCAGACTGTCTGA
- a CDS encoding nucleotidyltransferase domain-containing protein: MRPKVRLSEEEIKIIKETAKKFFGGNAKVYIFGSRTDLDKKGGDIDIFIETDKNISLKEELKFLVELEKKGIERKVDLIIKAPNKREKFIFKEAKEKGILI; the protein is encoded by the coding sequence ATGAGACCAAAAGTCAGACTGTCTGAAGAAGAAATCAAAATAATAAAAGAAACTGCAAAAAAGTTTTTTGGAGGAAATGCAAAGGTTTATATTTTTGGAAGCAGAACAGATTTAGATAAAAAAGGTGGAGATATAGATATATTTATAGAAACAGATAAAAACATTTCTTTAAAAGAAGAACTTAAATTTTTGGTAGAGCTTGAGAAAAAGGGAATAGAAAGAAAAGTTGACCTAATTATAAAAGCTCCAAACAAAAGAGAAAAATTCATTTTCAAAGAAGCAAAAGAAAAGGGTATTTTAATATGA
- a CDS encoding HepT-like ribonuclease domain-containing protein, which yields MNFIKENLEIAKIHLDRLKNAKEEIIEKNLIENLDIDDFEIVKVLDTFIFRFIKLQDYLGQKLFRRFLEIIGEYYENMSFLDVLDRLEKLEIISSADRWMEIRKLRNKLTHEYPDEIEEMKLELTEALNAIPEIELTLQKIEDYLKEKNLI from the coding sequence ATGAATTTTATAAAAGAAAATTTAGAAATAGCAAAGATTCATTTAGATAGATTGAAAAATGCTAAGGAAGAAATAATAGAAAAGAATTTAATTGAGAATTTAGACATAGATGATTTTGAAATAGTTAAAGTATTAGATACTTTTATATTTAGATTTATTAAACTTCAAGATTATTTGGGACAAAAACTTTTCAGAAGGTTTCTTGAGATTATTGGTGAATATTATGAAAACATGAGCTTCTTAGATGTTTTAGATAGATTAGAAAAATTAGAAATCATTTCTTCAGCGGATAGATGGATGGAAATTAGAAAACTAAGAAATAAACTGACACATGAATATCCAGATGAAATAGAAGAGATGAAATTAGAACTTACAGAAGCTTTAAATGCAATTCCTGAAATAGAACTAACTTTACAAAAAATTGAGGATTATTTAAAAGAAAAAAATTTAATATAA
- the cas7b gene encoding type I-B CRISPR-associated protein Cas7/Csh2, which yields MNETIKNRREYLFLYDVSFANPNGDPNDENKPRIDEETGRNIVTDVRLKRTIRDYLKDFGGLEIFVREISDKDGKIQDAKARAKDFDNNPERILNECIDVRLFGGTIPITTGKNKDSSITYTGPVQFNMGQSLHRVKLEYIKGTGAFASGSGKEQKTFREEWILPYSFIAFHGVANENSAKETGLTDEDLEHLKKGMWEGTKNLITRSKNEQMPRLLIEIVYKDGVHSHIGELHRYIKIESEKADEELRSTDDFVLNIDKLIEVLEEEANKIEKVLYKADRNLRLNRELASEKINFEKMEI from the coding sequence ATGAATGAAACAATTAAAAACCGCAGAGAGTATTTATTTTTATACGATGTAAGCTTTGCCAATCCAAATGGAGACCCAAACGATGAAAACAAACCAAGAATCGATGAAGAAACAGGAAGAAATATCGTTACGGATGTTCGTTTAAAAAGGACTATAAGGGATTATCTTAAAGATTTTGGAGGGTTAGAAATATTTGTTAGAGAAATTTCTGATAAAGATGGAAAGATTCAAGATGCGAAAGCAAGGGCAAAAGATTTTGATAACAATCCAGAGCGAATTCTGAATGAATGTATTGATGTAAGACTTTTTGGAGGAACTATTCCAATAACAACTGGAAAAAATAAAGACAGTTCTATTACTTATACAGGTCCTGTTCAGTTTAACATGGGGCAGTCCCTTCATAGAGTAAAACTTGAGTATATAAAAGGAACTGGAGCTTTTGCATCAGGATCAGGAAAAGAGCAGAAAACTTTCAGAGAAGAATGGATACTGCCTTACTCATTTATTGCTTTTCACGGTGTAGCCAACGAAAACTCTGCAAAAGAAACAGGTTTAACAGATGAAGATTTAGAACACCTGAAAAAAGGAATGTGGGAAGGGACAAAAAACTTGATAACCCGTTCTAAAAATGAACAGATGCCAAGACTTTTAATAGAAATCGTTTATAAAGATGGTGTTCATTCCCATATAGGAGAACTACACAGATACATAAAAATTGAGTCAGAAAAAGCAGATGAAGAACTAAGAAGTACAGATGATTTTGTGTTAAATATAGATAAGCTTATTGAAGTATTAGAAGAAGAAGCTAATAAAATAGAAAAAGTTTTATATAAAGCCGATAGGAATTTAAGATTAAATAGAGAACTTGCGTCAGAAAAAATAAATTTTGAAAAAATGGAAATTTAA